The DNA segment GGGGATGCAGGCCACGGTCTCGGAGCACTGGCCGCGCTCCTCTTCCAGGAGCACTTGGTGGGAGGCGCCGAGAAGTCTCAACTGGAGCTTGGCGCCGGTCAGTTCAAGGTCGAGGGTGGCCAGGGCGGGGAGCGGGTCGCGCCCCAGGGCCCAGGCGAGGTCGGCAGCGCGCGTATCGCTGTAACTGGTGTTCAGGGTCGTGAGCATGGATCGGCTCCGCTAACACGCGAATGAGGGGAGAGGGCCGTGTCAGCCCGGCCGGCCCGGCCGGTACGAGGCGTCCGCGAGACGTCCTGGGGGCTGCGTTGGCTGCATTGGCGTTTTAGAGGGAATCATGAACAGAGGCCCTGCCACAGCGTTTTTACCCAACTTCGGGGGCATTCCATCCCCCGGGGGCTCACAGCTCAACTGTTCCACCACGGCGCACGCCGGGCGTGGGCGCGGCGGCCCGCACCCCTCGCCCCAGCGGCCGCTCCCCGCCACCGCCCGCCACGCCCGATCCGCCCGCCGCGCCTGCTCCGCCCGCTCCCCTCGCTCCCCCCGCTCCGGCCGCCTCAGCTGCTCCCGCAGCCACCGCCGCCCCCGCAGGACGACCCGCCGCCGCACGAGGAGTGCCCCCGCACGAGGAGTGGCCGCCGCCGCAGGAGTGCCCGCCGTGGTGGCCCCCGTGGCTCCCGTGGTGCCCGTGGTGCCCGCCGGACGAGGAGCCGGAGTCCCCGGCCCACCAGCTGCCGCCGCCCGCGCTCCCGGCCACGCCGCCGCCCCGCCGCGCGGCCCTGCCCTTGCCCCCGCCCCGCCTGCCGCCCTTGCCGGACACCCGCGCGATGACGACGAACAGGACGAACACTCCCACCAGTCCGACGACGAACGGATTCATGGCGCCACCTTCTTCCGGTCCCCCGAAGCCACCCCCCGTGGGCGCCTCGTCCCTCCCCGCGCCACGCGCGGTGCCCCGGAGATGCCCGCCCCGGACGAGAGCCAAAGCGGAGTTGAGGAACTCCAGAGCTTGGGCGCAGGATGGCGGCCATGACCTCCACCGCGCGCCCCCTCCTCAACCGCAGGCTCGCCGAGTTCGGTACGACGATCTTCGCGGAGATGTCCGCCCTCGCCGTCGCCACCGGGTCGATCAACCTGGGCCAGGGCTTCCCCGACACCGACGGCCCCGAGGAGATCAGGGAGGCCGCCGTACGGGCGCTGCGCGACGGGCGCGGCAACCAGTACCCGCCGGGCCCCGGCGTCCCCGAGCTGCGCACCGCGATCGCCGCGCACCAGCTGCGCCGCTACCAGCTGTCGTACGACCCCGACACCGAGGTGCTGGTGACGGCGGGCGCCACCGAGGCCATCGCGGCCGCGCTGCTCGCGCTGCTGGAGCCGGGCGACGAGGTGGTGGCCCTGGAGCCGTACTACGACTCCTACGCGGCGAGCATCGCGCTGGCGGGCGGCCGCCGGGTGCCGGTGACCCTGCGCCCGCACGAGGGCAGCTTCCGGCTCGACCTGGACGAGCTGCGCGCCGCCGTCACCGACCGGACCCGGCTGCTGCTGGTCAACACCCCGCACAACCCCACCGGGACCGTCCTCACCCGCGCCGAGCTGACCGCGATCGCCGAGCTCGCGGTGGAGCGGGGCCTGCTGGTGGTGACGGACGAGGTGTACGAGCACCTGGTGTTCGACGACGCCGAGCACCTCCCCCTCGCCTCCTTCCCGGGGATGCGCGAGCGCACGGTGACCATCGGCTCGGCCGGCAAGACGTTCTCGTTCACCGGCTGGAAGGTCGGCTGGGTGACCGCCGCGCCCGCCCTGGTCAGCGCGGTCCGCGCGGCCAAGCAGTTCCTCACCTACGTCTCCTCGGGCCCCTTCCAGTACGCGGTGGCCGAGGCGCTCGCCCTGCCCGAGTCCTACTACGACGACTTCCGCCGCTCGATGCGCGAGCGCCGGGACATCCTGTCGGCGGGGCTCACGGCGGCGGGCTTCGAGGTGTTCAGGCCGGCGGGCACCTACTTCGTCACCACCGATATCCGCCCCCTCGGCGAGAAGGACGGCTTCGCCTTCTGCCGCGCCCTGCCCGAACGCGCCGGTGTGGTGGCCATCCCGAACGCGGTCTTCTACGACGACCGCGAGGCCGGCGCCCCGTTCGTGCGGTTCGCGTTCTGCAAGCGCGAGGACGTGCTGCGCGAGGCGGCGGAGCGCTTGCGGGCCATGTGAGGGACGGCGCGCCGCCGGTTGGCCGCGCCCTGCTCGCATCCGGGGCCGGGCCCTTGCAAGGTGCGGAGGTGTGACCCACGTCAGCACCGTTCTCGCGCCGCCCGTCACCGCTCCCGAACCCGCGCCCGGGGAACGCGCCCGCGTCTCCCCGCTCCGGGCGGGCGGCGTCGCCGTAGGACTCTTCCTCGGCGCGCGGCTCGCCGGTGCCGCCGTCCTCGCCCTGCTCGCCGAGGCCGCCGGCCGGCCGGTGCTGGCCCTGCTGGGCCGCTCCTGGGACTCGGTCTGGTACCTGGGCATCGCGGCGCACGGGTACGGCCACGCGCTGGGCCGGCACGGCTACAGCGATCTGGCGTTCTTCCCGCTGTACCCGGCGCTGGTGCGGGCGGTGAGCGAGGTGAGCACGCTCGGCGGGGGCGCAGCCGGGCTGCTGGTGTCCTGGTCGGCGGCGCTGGTGGCCGCGGCGGGCCTGTACGCGGTGGGGACGCTGCTGTACGGGCGGGCGGTGGGGACCGCACTGGTGCTGCTGTGGGGGCTGCTGCCGCACTCGGTGGTGCTGTCGATGGCGTACACCGAGCCGGTGCTCGCCGCGTGCGCGGCCTGGTCGCTGTACGCGGTGCTGACCGGGCGCTGGCTGTGGGCGGGAAGCCTGGCGGCGCTCGCGGGGCTGGCCCGGCCGAACGGGTTCGCGGTGGCCGCCGCGGTGCTCGCCGCGGCCGGCCACGAGGTGTGGCGGCGGCGCGGCCGGGTTTCCCACAGGCTGTGGACGGGCGCGGCGCTCGCCCCGCTGGGCTGGACCGCGTTCCTGCTGTGGGTGGGCCGCCGCCGGGGCGATCTGCTGGGCGGCTACTTCGACGTCCAGGCGCGCTGGGGCTCCCGGTTCGACCTCGGGCGCGGCTCGCTGCGCTTCGTGCGCGCCCTGCTGCTGCACGGCGGCCGGGTGGTGTTCCCGATGGCGCTGCTGCTGGTGGCCGCGGGCGTGCTGCTGTTCGTGCTGCTGGCGCTCGACCGGCCGCCGCCGGCGCTGCTGGTCTACAGCGGGGTGCTGCTGCTGGTCGTGCTCGGCGGGTCGGGCATCTTCGAGTCCAAGCCGCGCTTCCTGCTGCCGGCCTTCCCGCTGCTGCTGCCGCCGGCCCGCGCGCTGGTCCGCACGGCGAAAGCCCGGCCCTGGCACGCGGCCGTGACGGTCGCGGCCCTGGCCGGGCTGTCGTACCTCTACGGCGCGTACCTGCTGGTGCTGGGGAACGCGCCGCTGTAGCGGTCCGTGCCGGTCACTCGCCGGAGTCGGCCTCGCCGTCCTGCGGCTTCTCCGTGCCCTCGGCGTCCGGCTCCAGGCCCAGCTGCTCGACCAGCCACTTGTCGAACTCGATCGCGGCGCGCACCCAGCTGACCGTGGAGGAGACGAAGTGGTTCAGGTCGACGCCGGTGCCGATCAGCATCTGGGCCTCGCCGATGAGGCGGACCGTGCCGTCGTCGTGCGTGTGGGTGTAGACCTTGGGCCACAGGGTGCGGCGGTTCCAGTCGTCGACCGACTCGAGGAGCTGGGCCTTGTCCTCGATCTGGTGCGGGCGGTCGTAGAAGGTCCGCACCGAGAAGACCGCGTGCTCGTCCTCCCCGCGGAACATGAAGTAGGTGCGGAACTGCTCCCAGGGCGCCGCGAGGTCGCCCTCCTCGTCGATGACGTACTTCAGCTCCATCTGCTCCAGGAGCTGCTTCACGAGGTCCTGGTCCGGGAGGACGGGGCCGCCCGGTCCCTGGGGCTGCGGCTCGGGCTGGCCCCCGAAGTTCGGAATCGAGGACGGGTCGATGCTCACCGTGTTTTTCCCTTCGTACGGATTCCGCCATCCTCCCCCATGCGGGGAGGGGGGTGGCAAGCCCTGACGGGGCCTGTCAGCCTTCGGCTGACAGGATCAGCCGTCCGTCAGAGCGTCTTCCCCGTCGCCGGGCCGACCAGCAGGCCCTCGCCGAAGCGGTCCACGCGGACCGTGTCGCCGTCCTTGATCTCGCCGGACAGGATCTCCCGGGCGAGCCGGTCGCCGATGGCGGTCTGCACCAGCCGGCGCAGCGGCCGGGCGCCGTACGCCGGGTCCATCCCCTCCTCCGCGAGCCAGGCCAGCGCCTCGGGCGTGACGTCCAGGGCGAGCCGGCGCTCGGCGAGCCGCCGGCCCAGCCGCTCGATCTGGAGCCCCGCGATCCGCTCCAGCTCGGGCTTGGTCAGCGCGGAGAACACCACCAGGTCGTCCAGGCGGTTGAGGAACTCCGGCTTGAAGGACGCCCGGACGACCTCCAGCACCTGCTCCTTCTTCTCCTCCTCGCTCGCGACCGGGTCCACCAGGAACTGGCTGCCCAGGTTGGAGGTGAGCACCAGGATGGTGTTGCGGAAGTCGACCGTGCGGCCCTGGCCGTCGGTCAGGCGGCCGTCGTCCAGCACCTGGAGCAGGACGTCGAAGACCTCCGGGTGGGCCTTCTCCACCTCGTCCAGGAGGACCACGCTGTACGGGCGCCTGCGCACCGCCTCGGTCAGCTGGCCGCCCTCCTCGTAGCCCACGTACCCGGGGGGCGCGCCGACCAGCCGGGCCACGCTGTGCTTCTCGCCGTACTCCGACATGTCGATGCGGACCATGGCCCGCTCGTCGTCGAAGAGGAAGTCCGCGAG comes from the Streptomyces sp. SUK 48 genome and includes:
- a CDS encoding pyridoxal phosphate-dependent aminotransferase yields the protein MAAMTSTARPLLNRRLAEFGTTIFAEMSALAVATGSINLGQGFPDTDGPEEIREAAVRALRDGRGNQYPPGPGVPELRTAIAAHQLRRYQLSYDPDTEVLVTAGATEAIAAALLALLEPGDEVVALEPYYDSYAASIALAGGRRVPVTLRPHEGSFRLDLDELRAAVTDRTRLLLVNTPHNPTGTVLTRAELTAIAELAVERGLLVVTDEVYEHLVFDDAEHLPLASFPGMRERTVTIGSAGKTFSFTGWKVGWVTAAPALVSAVRAAKQFLTYVSSGPFQYAVAEALALPESYYDDFRRSMRERRDILSAGLTAAGFEVFRPAGTYFVTTDIRPLGEKDGFAFCRALPERAGVVAIPNAVFYDDREAGAPFVRFAFCKREDVLREAAERLRAM
- a CDS encoding YbjN domain-containing protein, with protein sequence MSIDPSSIPNFGGQPEPQPQGPGGPVLPDQDLVKQLLEQMELKYVIDEEGDLAAPWEQFRTYFMFRGEDEHAVFSVRTFYDRPHQIEDKAQLLESVDDWNRRTLWPKVYTHTHDDGTVRLIGEAQMLIGTGVDLNHFVSSTVSWVRAAIEFDKWLVEQLGLEPDAEGTEKPQDGEADSGE